The Longimicrobiales bacterium nucleotide sequence GCCAGGCGACCGAGTCCGATCGCCTCCGTCTCTTCCGTCCAGGGCGTCGGCGCGAAGAAGCCGGTGCCCGCTGACGCGCGCACGGTCCACTGCTCCGCCGGTCGCAGGAGCGCGGACAGGCGCGGGTTTGCAAAGGTGCCGTACTCGCTGTGCACGTCGATACGGCCGCTGAGTGCGAGTGTCAGCCAGGTCGCGGGTGCGTACTCGTCCTGCGCAAAAAGGGCAGGGGTAGTGTGCGCGTAATCGAATGATGGAACGCTGTCGGAGTCGTACCGCTCGTGCTGTACGGCTGCGCCGATCAGCCAGGTATGCGCGCCGAGCGTACCGGAATATGCCGCCTCCGCGAAAGCCGTCGCATGCGCGTCCGGCTCGCGTACGAGATCGAAGCGGTGCTCGTGGCTCTGTACAGACGCCGAACCGCGGATGCTGAGCAGTCGGCTGCCGCCCAGCAGGATGCGGCCGATGGCGCTCGCGTCCGCGCGCCGCGTCTCTACGGCTTCGACGAAGGATTCGCCCGCCGGCGTCGTCGCCGCCGACGCGGTGCCGCCCTCGCGATCCTCCGCCATGCCGCCGATCGTGAACAGCATCGAGCTGCCGCTGCCATCGTTCCAGAACACGCGAGGCCGCACGACGGCGCGCCGGTACGCGGGCAGATCCGCCCAGCCATCGTCGTCGACATCCTCCAGCCCCTGACGATGCACGCTCGCGAGCATCGTGTAGCCCCAGCGCTCGTTCACCTGATGCGATGCCCAGCCGATGGCGTCCGTGCCACCGAGAGTCGACTGATTCAGCAGCAGCTCCCGCTCGACCTCCTCCGATGGACGACGCGACAACAGATTCACGACGCCGCCCAGCGCCGTCGCGCCATACAACGCGGAAGCGGCACCCTTGATGACCTCGACCTGGCCAAGATCCATCGGCGGTATCTGCAATGCGCCGAGCGCGCCCGTCTGGCCACCATACAGCGGCAGACCATCGGACAGGATCTGCGTGTACCGGCCGCGCAGACCCTGGATGCGCACGCTCGCGCCACCCAGCGCCGGTGCGGTCGGCTGCACGCGCAGACCCGCCGTCTCGTTCAGCAGCATCGCGATGTCGCCCGGCGTCATGAGCAGCTTCTCTTCGATCTCCTCACGGCCGATGACCTCCACCCGGATCGGCTCATCCTCGATGCGGCGGTCCGTGCGCGTTGAGCTCACGATGATCGCTTCGTGCTCCATCACAGCGCCTTCCAGCTCGATCGTCACGGCCGTGTCCGCCGCTGACCGCAGAACCATGGCGCGCTCGGCGGGCCGGTATCCCGGTTTCTCCACCCTCAGCGTGTGCTCACCCGCCGGGAGGCGAAGCACCGCGATGCCCCGCGGATCCGTCATTACAGTGGTGTCGCGTGCCGTGACCTCGGCGGCGGCCGCGGGCTCCCCCTCGGACAGAACGGTGACGGTCACGGTCACCGCAGGCTGCTGGGCGGACACCGGCGCGGCCGCGCCAGCCAGCGCGCCCAGCAGCAGCAGAACCACCAGGGCCAGGGTAATGTTTGTCGAGTTCTTCATCATGTATTTCGCGTAAGTCGATCCACGTCAGCCCCCAGCCGCGGCCGGCCGCGTAACCTCGCCCGCCAGCCCCAGATACACAATGCGGGCGCGACCGTCCTCGAAGAAAACTCTTGACAACCCGCCCCTGCTAATACGTATTAGCAGGCGTGATTCCTTCCCGTCGACGCATTACCGCGACCGATGTCGCACGTCTGGCCGGTGTGTCCCAGCCCACGGTTTCCCTTGTCCTGAGCGGCAATACGGAAGCACGGCTGGCCCCGGAGACACGGGCGCGTGTGCTGGCGGCGGCGGAGGAGCTGGGTTACCGGCCGAACATCGTGGCGCAGGCGCTCAAGCAGCGGCGGTCGTATGCCCTCGGCCTGATCGTGCCGGACCTGGAGAACCCTTACTACACAGAGATCGTGACGGGAGCGGAGCGGGTGGCAGCGGAAGCGGGATACGCAGTGCTGCTGTGCGATGCGCGTGCGACGTCGCCAGCCCGGCATCTGGAGATGCTGCGGGCGCGCTGGATAGACGGCGTCATTGTGGACGCAGTGGGCGCGGCGGATCTGCCGCAGCATGCGTTACGGGACATGAACGTCGTTCTGGTCGGCGAGCCGTCGGACGTGCTGCCGTGGGTGGCTGCGGATGCCGAATCGGCGGGTCGCCAGGCGGCGGCGCACCTATTGGAGCTGGGTCATCGGAGCCTCGGGTTCGTCGGTCCCGCATCGCCGCTGTACCGGTTCCGGATGCGGGAGCGCGGTTTCGTGCAGGCGCTGCGTGAAGCGGGCATATCGATCCGGTCCGACTGGCTGCGACGCGGCCCCCCGACGCTGTCGGGTGGAGCACGGGAGATGGCGAAGCTGTTGTCGGGCGTGGAGCGTCCGACCGGCGTGTTCTGCGCGAACGACCTGATTGCGCTGGGCGCGTTGAAGGAGTGCACGCGGCGTGGTGTCGCGGTGCCTGCCGACATGTCGATCGTCGGCTGCGACGACATCGAGCTGGCGCGGGTGGTCACGCCGGAGCTGACGACGGTGGCTGTGCCGGCGAAGGAAGCCGGGGCGCGTGCTGCGCGACGGCTGCTCGACGTGATCGAAGGCCGTGCCGGACGCCCCCGGTCGCAGCGACCGCTGCCGGTGAAGCTGCAGGTGCGCGACACGACGGCTGCGCCACGGGGCTCATCATGAGCCGATTCGCGACGATCACGGGGACGGGCATGTATGTGCCCGAGACGGTACTGACGAACGCGGATCTGTCGGCGCGGCTCGGCACGGACATCGACGACTTCGTGAGCAACGTGCTCGGCATACGCGAGCGCCGCGTGTGTGCGCCGGACGAGTCGGTCGCGGACCTCGCCGAGCGGGCGGGGAGCGCTGCACTCACGGCGCGCGGGCTGGCACCCGGCGACATCGATCTGCTCATCGTGGCCACGGACACACCCGAGTATGTGACGCCCGCCACCTCATCGGAGCTGCACGGCCGTCTCGGCCTGCGCAACGCCGGTACGTTCGATGTGAACTGCGCATGCGCCGGCTTCGTGACCGCGCTCGACATCGCCGGCAAGTACATCGTCGCCGATGCGCGCTACCGCCGGATCCTGGTGATCGCGGCATATGCGATGTCGAAATACATCGACTACGCGGACAAGAAGACATCCACGATCTTCGCGGACGGGGCCGGCGCCGTGATTGTGGAGGCGTCCGCAGAACCGGGTATCCTGGCGAGCGAGCTGCGTGCGGACGGCCGGCTGGTGCGCGGCATGGGCGTGTTCGCCGGCGGGACGAAGGAGCCGATCACGACGGAGGTGCTCGCCGCGGGCGAACGCAACCGGCTGCGCTTCGTGGAGAAGTATCCCGCGGAAGTGAACGAGGACGGGTGGCCGGACATTGCGCGTGCCGTTCTCGCACGGGCGGGAGCCTCCATCGACGATGTCGATCTGTGGTTGTGGACGCAGGTCAACCGCTCGACGATCGAGGTGGTGATGGCTGCGCTCCGTGTGCCGCTCGAGCGTGCCCACCTGGTGATGGAGCGCTGGGGCTACACGGGCTCGGCATGTCTGCCGATGGCACTGCACGATGCACTGGAGCGCGGTCGCGTGGGCGAAGGTGATCTGCTCCTGATGACCGGCTCCGGCGCGGGCCTCGCCATGGGCACCGTTGCGCTGCGCTGGAATCCGCATCCGGTGGAATCATGAGCGGCGCGACTGTCGTGCAGGAGTTCGCAGCGCGCGTTGCCGCCATGCCGGAGCGGGTTGCGCTGGATCTGCTGAGCGCCGGCGGTGCGTCCGCTGACACAGAGCTGACGTGGTCGGACTGGGACGATGCGTCCCGCGCATTCGCGGCTGCGCTGATCCGCGCCGGTGTGCAGCGTGGTGAGGCCGTCGCGATCCTGGCGGACAACGATCTGCTCTGGCCGATCGCGGACATCGGGACGCTGCGCGCCGGCTGTGTGAGCGTCGGCATATTTCCGACTAGTCCGTCGACCCAGATCTCGGCAGTCCTCGCGTCGTGCGGCGCGCGCGTGGTGGTCGCGGGCAGCGCGCCACACGTGGCGG carries:
- a CDS encoding LacI family DNA-binding transcriptional regulator, producing MIPSRRRITATDVARLAGVSQPTVSLVLSGNTEARLAPETRARVLAAAEELGYRPNIVAQALKQRRSYALGLIVPDLENPYYTEIVTGAERVAAEAGYAVLLCDARATSPARHLEMLRARWIDGVIVDAVGAADLPQHALRDMNVVLVGEPSDVLPWVAADAESAGRQAAAHLLELGHRSLGFVGPASPLYRFRMRERGFVQALREAGISIRSDWLRRGPPTLSGGAREMAKLLSGVERPTGVFCANDLIALGALKECTRRGVAVPADMSIVGCDDIELARVVTPELTTVAVPAKEAGARAARRLLDVIEGRAGRPRSQRPLPVKLQVRDTTAAPRGSS
- a CDS encoding TonB-dependent receptor; this translates as MKNSTNITLALVVLLLLGALAGAAAPVSAQQPAVTVTVTVLSEGEPAAAAEVTARDTTVMTDPRGIAVLRLPAGEHTLRVEKPGYRPAERAMVLRSAADTAVTIELEGAVMEHEAIIVSSTRTDRRIEDEPIRVEVIGREEIEEKLLMTPGDIAMLLNETAGLRVQPTAPALGGASVRIQGLRGRYTQILSDGLPLYGGQTGALGALQIPPMDLGQVEVIKGAASALYGATALGGVVNLLSRRPSEEVERELLLNQSTLGGTDAIGWASHQVNERWGYTMLASVHRQGLEDVDDDGWADLPAYRRAVVRPRVFWNDGSGSSMLFTIGGMAEDREGGTASAATTPAGESFVEAVETRRADASAIGRILLGGSRLLSIRGSASVQSHEHRFDLVREPDAHATAFAEAAYSGTLGAHTWLIGAAVQHERYDSDSVPSFDYAHTTPALFAQDEYAPATWLTLALSGRIDVHSEYGTFANPRLSALLRPAEQWTVRASAGTGFFAPTPWTEETEAIGLGRLAASDLEAERARSASIDVGRTLGPLELNATVFGSRIDDPVQARPVPGDASRIELFNADGHVRTAGTELLARYHQEGIHVTATHVYMRSTEPDPTGDGRREVPLTPRHTAGVVAALEQEGRGRFGVELYYTGAQQLDDNPYRRESEPYVIIGFLVERRFGPARVFINAENIFDTRQTRHDPLTLPARAADGRWLTDVWAPLEGRSFNGGVRLNF
- a CDS encoding ketoacyl-ACP synthase III, whose translation is MSRFATITGTGMYVPETVLTNADLSARLGTDIDDFVSNVLGIRERRVCAPDESVADLAERAGSAALTARGLAPGDIDLLIVATDTPEYVTPATSSELHGRLGLRNAGTFDVNCACAGFVTALDIAGKYIVADARYRRILVIAAYAMSKYIDYADKKTSTIFADGAGAVIVEASAEPGILASELRADGRLVRGMGVFAGGTKEPITTEVLAAGERNRLRFVEKYPAEVNEDGWPDIARAVLARAGASIDDVDLWLWTQVNRSTIEVVMAALRVPLERAHLVMERWGYTGSACLPMALHDALERGRVGEGDLLLMTGSGAGLAMGTVALRWNPHPVES